The DNA region GAACATGTATTTGTGTTGGTTTTAAGTTTCGCTATATAATGTAGCAAGGTAAAAACCGCATACCTTCTTCAAACGAACACAATTAATTATCGTCATCTGATGAAGAACTATAATCTTCTACCCTTCGCTCAGCAATAGGGAGAAGGTGATCTGATACTGGAGTCAGTGGAAGATGATGCATGCGACCCCTCCTTTTTATGTGATATTTTCGGCTTGTCTCTAACCTCTTTACACACTTTATCCAAAATTACCAAGAAATCCCGTACGACAACAAACAAGCGTATACCCTCGTCTTTTTTAACGTTACCATGGAAATAATTGCCGGTTTTCTTTACCAACTCCATGATTCTTTTCTCTTCCTCGATCAATGACTTGACTTCAACCTCAGCCTTCTCAACCAAACTCTTTAATGCTTTTTGGAAACCACTATCCTCCTCCAAACCTTTCATCTCCGAGTTCAAGAAATCACGTGCTTTTAGGAGTGAATGCCCGAGTTTAATAACAGTTCCCGTTAAGTTTTCAGCATCAATAGCCGCAGCTTTCTTGACATTTTCGAGTTCACTACTCAGATGTGAAACCGCCTTAAACCCAAGGTCGTGGTAGTGGTCTTCTGGATCATGGGAAACATCCTCGAGAATATCGTTGGATTTTAAGCTGTTaaaactttcactttctctttcaGCATGGGCAGCTTTCAAACCTTCAGTACGTATTATTTCTAGGACAACAAAATGCAATAGTGTGGTCTTTCCATCTACTCCTTTAACATCCGATAACTTCAAAAGTgtatcgagcttgaaagcttgtgcACCACCATGGAATGTCCCATCGTTCATGCGATTTCCAGTTTTCAGAACAGCTTCTAAAAGCTTGAGGAATAGCCGACTACCTCTTAAATCCTTGCAAGCAACCTGCCAAAAGACATCCTCGATTCACATTttgttaactttttaaaatatatttccgATGCATGATATTCGTTGTATAAAATCATGCAAGTCatgaaatttaaaatctaatGACCAACCTCTAATGTCTTGAAGGACTCTTTAGTGGCAGAAACATCCTCTTTAAGAGAACACATAAAAATCAGAGCTTCTATTCGTTTAAAAGCAAAAGGGATGTCAAGCAATTGTTTTAGGAATTGCTCGGACAGACCGAGTTGAGAAAATTCACCCCTGAATGTTTTAAGTTTGTGTTCTTCATCGGATGTTGGTGCCATCTTCAATAATGTCTGAAGGAGTTCAACTGGGAGGTCATTTCCTGGTATCAAACGAACATATTAGAATATCATGATTGGAAACTTAACACATTAGTACTATCTCTTTTTCTGTTACCAAAAAAGAAACACGGTCCTAAGAGTATGGTTAGCTGCAAAAAAATGTTCCCGTTTGACATTTTCAAACATTAGCATAATCTTAGTTACACTAGATATATAAAAGATGGTAATCACATTCTTTATCAGCTTAGAGGGTAGCTAACTCTATAGAAGATTTCCAGATTCCATAGACACTGGATGTTAGTGCTACTTTCCAGGATCAAAAACTGGtaaaaatgcttaaaaatttGCTCGGAAGCTCATTTTTGAAAGGATGTATAAGGGAGAAATCACCTTCACGAAGTGCATCACATACTTCTTTAGTGGTTACATTCAATGCCCGCAAAAGGATTGCTAAATTTTGTGCTTTCTTGGGTTCAATGAGTTGAACATACTGAGGTCCCTGATCCTGTGCAGATGGCTCTTTCTTACCAGTTTTCTTGTTTTTTTGACCTGACGCCCCAAACAGAGTTTCAATCAGCTCCTCACTGAACCTGCAAAAGCAGTATTGAGTCTATCCCATACTGATGTGTCggcattaaaaattaaaagcaaaaaacAAGTAGGGAATTTGATACATACTGGAATGATCCAGCTTTGATCTGATCCCAGACCATTGCATTGTTTGGCTTGGCTGCAACTTTATCCCAGAAAAAGGGCTTTAGTTTGGCTTTAGAAGTATTGGCATCATTTCCTGCTGCACTCGATCCATCACCAGATTTAGCATTTGAATGTTGTGGTCCACCTGGCAGTTTAGGCACCTTGGGACCTGGGGGCACTGGTGGAGGTGGCTTAGGAGGAGAAGTGGGAGGTTTAGGCGGTGACATTGGTTCAGGAGGTCGGGGTACATTGGCAGAACCAGTTGGTGCAGGTGGAGGATTGGCTCCAACCTGGTTAGGAGGTTCAGAAGGGGCAGCATCCACTCCACCAGAAAGACCATTCACCAGAGGTACCGCAGCTGTGGAAGTTCCTGCCTTTCCTGCAGGCTGAGGTACCACCGAATTAGTATCACCTGATGTAGCAGAAGATTCAGCTGAGGCTTTGGAGGCACCCGAACCGGCACCAGCAGCGGCAGCGGCAGTGGCAGTGGCAGCAACGGCAGTGGCAGCAGCACCAGCAACACCAACAGTTCCAGGTGATGACTTTCCGTCAGAGGAAATTTCTAGAGCAATACTGTCATCAGTTGAATCCTTATGCTCGTTTGATGCTTTACCTATCTCTCCTGCATTAGATATAAAAGCATATGCATGAGAAGAAcctataaaaaaatgataaaaaatttatcaaaagttTCAATATAACAAGAGTGTGCAGGAAAGTATATACCGCCGGAGATGGGCTTCTTATTGATTTGCTTACGGGAGCATAAAGAGAGGAACAACAATGCAGCAATGGCTGTTACTAATGCTGTCGCAATACAAGCAATAATAAGTGTTCTCAAGCTAGTTCCTTTTTCTTCCAAATGACCTTCATCGTGATGTGAATTGTTCTGAGGACTAAGGACTGGAGGTGGATGTTGGTTAGAACGTGTAGGAACTGGTGGAGGGAGTGAAAATGGTGGACGTTTTAATGGAGTTGGCCTAACATCAGGAGCTTTGGAATCAGCAGCTTCAGATTCAGGAACTTTGGAATCAGAAGGGGCTGGGGCCAGATTTGgggatgatgatggtgatgatgatggaGATGGAGATGGGGATGATGATGgggatgatgatggtgatgatgatggggatgatgatggtgatggtgatgggCCTAAGTCCGAGTCAGGGGCTTCTTCAGTGTTCTTAGAGCCTAAAATCCTTCTAGGAACATCATGCCTGCGAAATAATAACTTGACATAGCTGGTGTACCAAGGCTTACTATCTTCCTTAGATACTTGGAATATGAGATGATTATTTCTTATGCAATTAGAAAGAACATGCTTTAACTCAGGATGGCGAATATTAACCAAGCTCCGAATGTTTTCTTTTGCCGATGAGTAACCCGCTGTATGGATAACATTGGAGAGTATTTCCTCTAGACGGCGTAATTTGGGATCTACAAAAGCATACAGTAAATCATTCAAATCTTGTCTGCAATTTATCCATAACAATCCCACCTGCAAGCAAACAATTTATACAATGTTTTAGCAACTGGCAACAAAACTCAGTTCCCACTTCCTAACATACATTTCCTTTAATCTATGTTGTCAATATCCAATGCCACTATCATCCGTAAATATGACATTTATTCAACCATGAACTTTTTATTGATCTTTCTTGTATACACTCTAAGTTTTAAAAACATTATGAAACAACATGGTTGAAGACAAGTAGGAGTGCACCTCGAATACCAAATACCTCTTTCGGTTTTCAAAAGTTTAGCTTTCGGCTTAGTGAAAGAACTTCATTTCCAACATACATATATCAATGCATTAGTACACACTACACTCTAATGTCAGTTTTCCGTTTCCCCACTTCCAACCAACTCATAAACATGCCAAATAGATCAACAATACACTGCTTATTATAAAGATCATTAATGTCAGCATATACTGCATGTACTTGAAAACTCGAATACGTAATGCCCCTCGGTTTTTTCAAAACTCTAGCTATTGGGATAGTAAAAAGAACTCTATTTCCAGCGTATCTTTCAACTCGATGCATTCGAACAATACACTGACATTTTTCAATCTTGAATGCTTgcaaaaaacttaaaaaacataccaaatatataaacaatactgaaatttcaaaatctaCTGTTAAAACCTCTAATTAATCACTAAAGATCATTACATATTATACAAAGAAAACCAGCATAATTCCAAACGTTTCATTAAAAAACATGTTAAACCATTGCTACCCTCCCAACAATAAAAGGCTAAAGCAATAAACAAGTCATAATTCAAGGCAATGGACATTAGTTTAAACAAAAAACAAATCACATAAAGGAAATGAATTGAAGTTAAAGAGCTAATGAAAGTAGAGAAATTTCCTTTTTACCCGATTTTCATTAATCTCCCCAGTTGATGGATCAACTAATATATTAAGAAATGCTTCTTCTGCAGCACTTCTATAATCCAAAATGATTGCCAATGAAATACAAAGCAAAGTTACCAAAAATATCAAACAAGGAATTTTTTTGCCACCCATATTTCCTTGTATCATAGGCATTATCACAAGCAGATAAAGGACCCCTTTTCATTTCATCAATATCCAAAGCCACTCAATgccaaaaaaattataagaattcaACCCGACCCGACCCAAAACCCTTCCAAATGCTGTCATCAAAAGTTCAAACCTTAGAACATGTGGCACCAACTCCCTCAAAAAGAAACCATTGAAACCTGCTAGGAAAATAAGCAGATTTTTCCTCAGAAACTTTATGAAAGATTGAAACTTTGAATCAAAActcaagaaaagaaacaaaacccAGAATTTATCTTTCTTTACAAAGCCAAAAAATTgggatcaaaataaaaaatttaccagAAAGGATATGATCAATAGAGCTTAAAATAGAagccaaaaaaatataaataaatttcaaaatcccTTCTTGGCAACTTTGACCATATCCAATCAATGGCAATTGTtcaaaaaaatgttgaataagcTTA from Gossypium hirsutum isolate 1008001.06 chromosome A04, Gossypium_hirsutum_v2.1, whole genome shotgun sequence includes:
- the LOC107939636 gene encoding formin-like protein 5 isoform X1; translation: MPMIQGNMGGKKIPCLIFLVTLLCISLAIILDYRSAAEEAFLNILVDPSTGEINENRVGLLWINCRQDLNDLLYAFVDPKLRRLEEILSNVIHTAGYSSAKENIRSLVNIRHPELKHVLSNCIRNNHLIFQVSKEDSKPWYTSYVKLLFRRHDVPRRILGSKNTEEAPDSDLGPSPSPSSSPSSSPSSSPSSSPSPSPSSSPSSSPNLAPAPSDSKVPESEAADSKAPDVRPTPLKRPPFSLPPPVPTRSNQHPPPVLSPQNNSHHDEGHLEEKGTSLRTLIIACIATALVTAIAALLFLSLCSRKQINKKPISGGEIGKASNEHKDSTDDSIALEISSDGKSSPGTVGVAGAAATAVAATATAAAAAGAGSGASKASAESSATSGDTNSVVPQPAGKAGTSTAAVPLVNGLSGGVDAAPSEPPNQVGANPPPAPTGSANVPRPPEPMSPPKPPTSPPKPPPPVPPGPKVPKLPGGPQHSNAKSGDGSSAAGNDANTSKAKLKPFFWDKVAAKPNNAMVWDQIKAGSFQFSEELIETLFGASGQKNKKTGKKEPSAQDQGPQYVQLIEPKKAQNLAILLRALNVTTKEVCDALREGNDLPVELLQTLLKMAPTSDEEHKLKTFRGEFSQLGLSEQFLKQLLDIPFAFKRIEALIFMCSLKEDVSATKESFKTLEDVFWQVACKDLRGSRLFLKLLEAVLKTGNRMNDGTFHGGAQAFKLDTLLKLSDVKGVDGKTTLLHFVVLEIIRTEGLKAAHAERESESFNSLKSNDILEDVSHDPEDHYHDLGFKAVSHLSSELENVKKAAAIDAENLTGTVIKLGHSLLKARDFLNSEMKGLEEDSGFQKALKSLVEKAEVEVKSLIEEEKRIMELVKKTGNYFHGNVKKDEGIRLFVVVRDFLVILDKVCKEVRDKPKISHKKEGSHASSSTDSSIRSPSPYC
- the LOC107939636 gene encoding formin-like protein 5 isoform X2 yields the protein MPMIQGNMGGKKIPCLIFLVTLLCISLAIILDYRSAAEEAFLNILVDPSTGEINENRVGLLWINCRQDLNDLLYAFVDPKLRRLEEILSNVIHTAGYSSAKENIRSLVNIRHPELKHVLSNCIRNNHLIFQVSKEDSKPWYTSYVKLLFRRHDVPRRILGSKNTEEAPDSDLGPSPSPSSSPSSSPSSSPSSSPSPSPSSSPSSSPNLAPAPSDSKVPESEAADSKAPDVRPTPLKRPPFSLPPPVPTRSNQHPPPVLSPQNNSHHDEGHLEEKGTSLRTLIIACIATALVTAIAALLFLSLCSRKQINKKPISGGEIGKASNEHKDSTDDSIALEISSDGKSSPGTVGVAGAAATAVAATATAAAAAGAGSGASKASAESSATSGDTNSVVPQPAGKAGTSTAAVPLVNGLSGGVDAAPSEPPNQVGANPPPAPTGSANVPRPPEPMSPPKPPTSPPKPPPPVPPGPKVPKLPGGPQHSNAKSGDGSSAAGNDANTSKAKLKPFFWDKVAAKPNNAMVWDQIKAGSFQFSEELIETLFGASGQKNKKTGKKEPSAQDQGPQYVQLIEPKKAQNLAILLRALNVTTKEVCDALREGNDLPVELLQTLLKMAPTSDEEHKLKTFRGEFSQLGLSEQFLKQLLDIPFAFKRIEALIFMCSLKEDVSATKESFKTLEVACKDLRGSRLFLKLLEAVLKTGNRMNDGTFHGGAQAFKLDTLLKLSDVKGVDGKTTLLHFVVLEIIRTEGLKAAHAERESESFNSLKSNDILEDVSHDPEDHYHDLGFKAVSHLSSELENVKKAAAIDAENLTGTVIKLGHSLLKARDFLNSEMKGLEEDSGFQKALKSLVEKAEVEVKSLIEEEKRIMELVKKTGNYFHGNVKKDEGIRLFVVVRDFLVILDKVCKEVRDKPKISHKKEGSHASSSTDSSIRSPSPYC